A DNA window from Solanum lycopersicum chromosome 3, SLM_r2.1 contains the following coding sequences:
- the LOC101253769 gene encoding serine/threonine-protein kinase 52-like, with amino-acid sequence MKITTENEEWELNPKKLRVKKLIGYGGFGSVYAGVYDGKKVAVKIFDLEDKKKNSSEGLMEEVFMQEVSIWSTLEHSNIAKFIGAIKKNDMSKIKMKCQKGSVNGCCIVVEYVSGGTLTSYLSKYTLKKKLPLDTILQLAIDVVKGLSYLHSEKIAHRDVKTENLLLDKTGRVKIIDFGISSHFFSLGLNYSPMMVGTSGTIGYMAPEVLSEVSYDHKCDVYSFGICLWEMYTCLDPYPEHISRSKISHQLYKDRRPEIPKCCPTALSDIMKRCWDVKPQNRPEMKEVLQMLEGIQTSVTQNLKRVLPVSFQDLKQRVHREQERKKIDTVNHKGNMSIEGERQMKIVVENSNVSNEEMKSIGSSPPSCDHKCYGCMPCEAIQVPTNTGRVGVQYTNYEPEGWKCKCGPAFYTP; translated from the exons ATGAAGATCACCACGGAAAATGAAGAATGGGAATTAAATCCTAAAAAACTCAGAGTCAAAAAACTCATTGGCTATGGAGGTTTTGGATCAGTTTATGCAGGTGTTTATGATGGAAAAAAAGTCGCTG ttaaaatatttgatttggaagataagaagaagaattCATCAGAAGGATTGATGGAAGAGGTATTCATGCAAGAAGTTTCTATTTGGAGCACACTTGAACACTCCAATATTGCAAAG TTTATTGGAGctataaaaaagaatgatatgtcaaagataaaaatgaagtgTCAAAAAGGTTCAGTAAATGGATGCTGCATTGTTGTGGAATATGTTAGTGGAGGAACTCTTACATCCTATCTTTCAAAATACACACTGAAGAAGAAGTTACCTTTGGATACTATTCTTCAGCTTGCAATCGATGTTGTTAAAGG ATTAAGTTACCTTCATTCAGAAAAGATTGCTCatagagatgtgaagactgaaAATTTACTTCTTGACAAAACTGGAAGAGTGAAGATAATTGATTTTGGAATATcaagtcattttttttctcttggcTTGAATTATTCTCCTATGATGGTTGGAACAAGTGGGACTATTGGTTACATGGCTCCGGAG GTTTTGAGCGAAGTGTCGTATGATCATAAGTGTGACGTCTATAGCTTTGGAATTTGCTTGTGGGAAATGTATACTTGTTTAGATCCATATCCTGAACACATTTCTCGTAGTAAAATCTCACATCAACTTTATAAG GATCGAAGGCCTGAGATACCAAAATGTTGTCCAACAGCATTGTCGGATATAATGAAAAGATGTTGGGATGTAAAGCCACAGAACAGGCCAGAGATGAAGGAAGTGTTGCAAATGTTAGAAGGCATTCAAACAA GTGTCACTCAGAACCTAAAAAGGGTACTTCCAGTTTCATTTCAAGATTTGAAGCAACGTGTACATAGagaacaagaaagaaagaaaatagataCTGTAAATCATAAG GGAAATATGAGCATAGAAGGAGAAAGACAAATGAAAATAGTAGTAGAAAATAGTAATGTGAGTAACGAAGAGATGAAATCGATAGGATCTAGTCCCCCAAGCTGTGACCACAAATGCTATGGATGTATGCCTTGTGAAGCCATACAAGTACCCACCAACACAGGTCGAGTGGGAGTTCAGTACACTAACTATGAGCCTGAAGGATGGAAATGCAAGTGTGGCCCTGCATTCTACACTCCTTAG
- the copz1 gene encoding nonclathrin coat protein zeta1-COP isoform X1: protein MPLTVSKSVANSYFFHCKSTKRKIPAVNRYFINGGFPSKLSEITMFENNIIVYKFVQDLHFFVTGGDDENELVLATVLQGFYDAVTLLLRNNVDQREALENLDLILLCLDEIVDGGMVLETDGNIIAGKVSSHNMDDGAPLSEQTITQALATAREHLTRSLLR, encoded by the exons ATGCCCCTCACAGTTTCCAAATCTGTCGCGAACAGCTACTTCTTTCACTGCaaatcaacaaaaagaaaaattccgGCGGTGAATCGCTATTTCATCAATGGCGGGTTTCCTTCTAAATTAT CTGAAATAACAATGTTCGAGAACAACATTATTGTCTATAAGTTTGTGCAAGACCTCCATTTCTTTGTCACTGGGGGTGATGATGAAAATGAACTAGTTCTAGCCACTGTTCTTCAGGGTTTCTATGATGCAGTTACCCTTCTCCTAAG GAATAATGTTGACCAGAGAGAGGCACTTGAGAATTTAGATCTCATTCTTCTATGCCTTGATGAGATTGTGGATGGCGG GATGGTACTTGAAACTGATGGTAATATTATTGCTGGAAAAGTTTCGAGTCATAACATGGATGATGGAGCACCCTTGTCTGAACAA ACAATAACTCAAGCATTGGCAACAGCGCGCGAACATTTGACAAGATCTCTTCTAAGATGA
- the copz1 gene encoding nonclathrin coat protein zeta1-COP (The RefSeq protein has 1 substitution compared to this genomic sequence), translating into MAGFLLNYDSCPVVKNILLLDSEGKRVAVKYYSDDWPTNNAKVAFEKSIFTKTQKTNARTEAEITMFENNIIVYKFVQDLHFFVTGGDDENELVLATVLQGFYDAVTLLLRNNVDQREALENLDLILLCLDEIVDGGMVLETDGNTIAGKVSSHNMDDGAPLSEQTITQALATAREHLTRSLLR; encoded by the exons ATGGCGGGTTTCCTTCTAAATTAT GATTCTTGTCCTGTGGTGAAGAACATACTTCTTTTGGATTCGGAAGGAAAGCGTGTAGCTGTTAAATACTACTCTGATGACTGGCCGACAAACAACGCTAAGGTTGCGTTCGAAAAATCTATTTTCACCAAGACTCAAAAGACAAATGCTCGGACTGAAG CTGAAATAACAATGTTCGAGAACAACATTATTGTCTATAAGTTTGTGCAAGACCTCCATTTCTTTGTCACTGGGGGTGATGATGAAAATGAACTAGTTCTAGCCACTGTTCTTCAGGGTTTCTATGATGCAGTTACCCTTCTCCTAAG GAATAATGTTGACCAGAGAGAGGCACTTGAGAATTTAGATCTCATTCTTCTATGCCTTGATGAGATTGTGGATGGCGG GATGGTACTTGAAACTGATGGTAATATTATTGCTGGAAAAGTTTCGAGTCATAACATGGATGATGGAGCACCCTTGTCTGAACAA ACAATAACTCAAGCATTGGCAACAGCGCGCGAACATTTGACAAGATCTCTTCTAAGATGA